In Nocardia sp. NBC_00403, one DNA window encodes the following:
- a CDS encoding urea amidolyase associated protein UAAP2, translated as MNSTPTRTIVLDQTVPACAPWSTVVRAGEQLEIIDLHGNQAVDCLLYSAADHTDRYSAQATITAQRNIFLTTGSVLRTDVGTALMTVVADEVGNHDTIAGACSQESNTLRYGHHTRQQHACVENFLAEALRWGLGKRDLVSNINWFMNVPVEADGTLGIVDGLSAPGKKVTLRAETDTLVLVSNCPQINNPCNGFDPTPVRMVVTR; from the coding sequence ATGAACTCGACACCGACGCGCACCATCGTGCTCGACCAGACCGTTCCCGCGTGCGCGCCGTGGTCCACGGTAGTCCGGGCAGGCGAACAGCTCGAGATCATCGACCTGCACGGCAATCAGGCCGTCGACTGCCTGCTGTACTCGGCCGCCGACCACACCGACCGCTACAGCGCGCAGGCCACCATCACCGCCCAGCGCAATATCTTCCTCACCACCGGCAGCGTGCTGCGCACCGATGTGGGTACCGCCCTGATGACCGTGGTCGCCGACGAGGTCGGCAACCACGACACTATCGCGGGCGCCTGCTCCCAGGAGTCCAACACCCTGCGCTACGGCCACCACACCCGCCAGCAGCACGCCTGCGTGGAGAACTTCCTGGCCGAGGCACTGAGATGGGGTCTCGGCAAGCGAGATCTGGTGTCCAACATCAACTGGTTCATGAACGTCCCGGTGGAGGCCGACGGCACCCTCGGCATCGTCGACGGATTGTCCGCTCCCGGAAAGAAGGTCACCCTCCGCGCCGAGACCGACACGCTGGTGCTCGTCTCGAATTGCCCGCAGATCAACAACCCCTGCAACGGCTTCGACCCCACCCCCGTGCGCATGGTGGTGACCCGATGA
- a CDS encoding type 1 glutamine amidotransferase domain-containing protein — MSARVDVLNPQRPKRVLMVASNPAVSRQTGWPIGFWWAELTHPYWEFVERGYQVDIASLDGGALSADPWSDPRDDSAYSDEDLISLGFLSSPKHAALVENSLALDAVNPDDYDAVFLVGGQAPMYTFIDEPRIHDLVSSRVAADRVVAVVCHATCVLLKATLPDGRLVVDGRTWTGFANAEEDFADEFVGQTIQPFRIEDEARKLDGTNFIVAGRFVPHAVRDGNLITGQQQYSGAAAARLVIEALGV, encoded by the coding sequence GTGAGCGCACGAGTAGATGTATTGAACCCGCAGCGACCCAAGCGGGTGCTGATGGTGGCTTCGAATCCGGCGGTTTCGCGGCAGACCGGGTGGCCGATCGGATTCTGGTGGGCGGAGTTGACCCATCCGTACTGGGAATTCGTCGAGCGGGGTTATCAGGTCGACATCGCCAGCCTCGACGGCGGCGCATTGTCCGCCGATCCGTGGAGCGATCCGCGGGACGACTCCGCCTACAGCGACGAGGACCTGATCAGCCTGGGGTTCCTCTCCTCGCCCAAACATGCTGCATTGGTGGAAAATTCGCTGGCGCTGGACGCGGTGAATCCAGATGACTACGACGCGGTGTTTCTCGTCGGCGGGCAGGCCCCGATGTACACCTTCATCGACGAGCCTCGCATTCATGACTTGGTGTCCTCCCGCGTCGCGGCAGACCGCGTCGTCGCCGTCGTCTGTCACGCCACCTGTGTCCTGCTGAAGGCCACGCTGCCCGATGGACGGCTCGTGGTGGACGGGCGAACCTGGACCGGATTCGCCAATGCCGAGGAAGACTTCGCCGACGAGTTCGTCGGCCAGACCATCCAGCCGTTCCGAATCGAAGACGAGGCACGCAAACTCGACGGTACGAACTTCATCGTCGCCGGTCGCTTCGTACCGCATGCGGTACGTGACGGCAACCTGATCACCGGCCAACAGCAGTACTCCGGCGCCGCGGCGGCCCGGCTGGTGATCGAGGCGCTCGGCGTATAG
- a CDS encoding family 1 encapsulin nanocompartment shell protein, whose protein sequence is MNNLHRELAPITSEAWTAIEEEATRTFKRHIAGRRVVDLSGPHGTDYSAVGLGRTTAIAAPDVGVQARQRVVAPLVELRVPFTLSRDELDDVERGAKDTDLDPVKEAARRIAFAEDRAIFEGYPAANITGIRASSSNEAINVPSDPRLVPEAVTQALSALRLAGVDGPYSVLLSADLYTAVSETSDHGHPIRTHIERLIPDGEIIWAPAIDGAFVLTTRGGDFDLQLGQDLSIGYLSHDAESVQLYFQQSLTFLVYTGEAAVALEA, encoded by the coding sequence ATGAACAACCTCCATCGCGAACTTGCGCCGATCACCTCCGAGGCGTGGACGGCAATCGAGGAAGAGGCGACGCGAACCTTCAAGCGGCACATCGCCGGACGTCGCGTCGTCGATCTGTCCGGCCCGCACGGCACCGATTACTCCGCTGTCGGTCTCGGGCGCACCACCGCGATCGCCGCGCCCGACGTGGGCGTGCAGGCCCGTCAGCGCGTTGTCGCGCCGCTGGTCGAACTGCGGGTCCCGTTCACACTGTCGCGCGATGAGCTCGACGATGTCGAGCGCGGCGCCAAGGACACGGATCTGGATCCGGTGAAGGAGGCCGCGCGACGCATCGCGTTCGCCGAGGACCGCGCGATCTTCGAGGGCTACCCGGCCGCGAATATCACCGGTATCCGGGCGAGTTCGTCCAACGAGGCGATCAACGTGCCGAGCGACCCGCGGCTGGTACCCGAGGCCGTCACCCAGGCGCTCAGCGCGCTGCGGCTGGCGGGCGTCGACGGCCCGTACTCGGTGCTGCTCAGTGCGGACCTGTACACGGCGGTCAGCGAGACGTCCGATCACGGCCACCCGATCCGCACTCATATCGAACGCCTGATCCCCGACGGCGAGATCATCTGGGCCCCCGCCATCGACGGCGCGTTCGTGCTGACCACCCGAGGCGGCGACTTCGACCTGCAACTCGGCCAAGACCTGTCGATCGGCTACCTGTCGCACGACGCCGAGTCGGTGCAGCTGTACTTCCAGCAGAGCCTGACCTTCCTGGTGTACACGGGCGAGGCCGCGGTCGCGTTGGAGGCCTGA
- a CDS encoding helix-turn-helix transcriptional regulator, giving the protein MLETSARLLRLLSLLQTPRDWTGAELAERLEVDARTVRRDIDKLRNLGYPVDATPGVAGYRLGAGAKLPPLLLDDDEAVAVAIGLRTAAGGTIAGIEDSSLRALTKLEQVLPSRLRHRVSLLHSTTITVPAAAATVDPDVLTALAATIRDNHRLRFDYRSHRGTTSLRTTEPHRLAHTGRHWYLIAWDLDRADWRTYRVDRINPRIPTGPLFTPREAPDIDLAGYVSRGVTTSPYRYSARITLDVPAEVAADRIAPTVGTIEPLDHQSCLLRTGSNSLDELAIYVAGFGFPFHIHEPPELIAHIRTLIARLTAAVDDEPSGT; this is encoded by the coding sequence ATGTTGGAAACCTCCGCCCGCCTGCTGCGTCTGCTGTCGCTGTTGCAGACGCCTCGCGACTGGACCGGCGCCGAACTGGCCGAACGCCTCGAGGTCGATGCACGCACCGTCCGCCGCGATATCGACAAGCTACGCAACCTCGGCTATCCCGTCGACGCCACGCCGGGCGTGGCGGGCTACCGCCTCGGCGCGGGCGCGAAACTCCCGCCCCTGCTGCTCGATGACGACGAGGCCGTCGCGGTCGCCATCGGCCTGCGCACCGCGGCGGGCGGCACCATCGCGGGTATCGAGGACAGCTCGCTGCGCGCACTCACCAAGCTCGAGCAGGTGCTCCCCTCGCGGCTGCGCCACCGCGTCAGTCTGCTGCACTCGACCACCATCACCGTCCCCGCAGCGGCGGCGACCGTCGATCCCGATGTCCTCACCGCGCTCGCCGCCACCATCCGCGACAACCACCGCCTGCGCTTCGACTACCGGAGCCATCGCGGCACAACATCACTGCGCACCACCGAACCCCACCGTCTCGCCCACACCGGCCGCCACTGGTATCTGATCGCCTGGGACCTCGACCGCGCCGACTGGCGCACCTACCGCGTCGACCGCATCAACCCTCGCATCCCCACCGGCCCGCTCTTCACCCCGCGCGAGGCCCCCGATATCGACCTCGCGGGCTATGTTTCCCGCGGCGTCACCACCTCCCCCTACCGCTACTCCGCCCGCATCACGCTGGACGTCCCCGCCGAGGTGGCCGCCGACCGCATCGCCCCCACCGTCGGCACCATCGAACCCCTCGACCACCAATCCTGCCTACTCCGAACAGGTTCCAACTCCCTGGACGAACTGGCCATCTATGTAGCCGGCTTCGGCTTCCCGTTCCACATCCACGAACCCCCCGAACTGATCGCCCACATCCGCACCCTCATCGCACGACTCACCGCCGCCGTCGACGACGAGCCGAGTGGCACATGA
- a CDS encoding amino acid permease: protein MAIEVDSPAPTIAALAALPDTSADGVDLAGFGYQPVLHRKLGRYASFAAGFSFVSILTTIFQFFGLGYSFGGAAFFWTWPIVFAGQLLVALNFAELAARYPISGCIYQWSRRLGGEVVGWFAGWMMVIAQIVTAAAAAIALQVVLPSIWSGFQVVGADSALTSSSGAANAVLLGSVLLVITTVVNVIGIDLMAKINSIGVTVEIAGVVAIVALFFTHTERGPGVVLQTDQAAPGPYWAAFLVSGLMAAYVMVGFDSAGELSEETKNPRTVAPRTILTALSVSALGGGLLLIGALMAAPSLSDGALATDGLAYVLTSKLDSPAGKVLLGCVAVAIMVCTLAIQTAGSRLMFSMARDGKLPFAERLAAVHPRYGTPILPAIVIGVLGIGLLVLNLGNAAIFATLASVCIVTLYLAYLLVTVPLLAARFKGWGRDNADAGLFNLGRAGIPINLLAVVWGIAMAVNLIWPRAEVYTPKGGSWWMLWAAPLFVLIVGAVGIVVHRFVNAGPRRADLTEPAVVPA from the coding sequence ATGGCCATTGAAGTCGATTCGCCCGCCCCCACCATCGCTGCCCTCGCAGCACTACCGGACACCAGCGCTGACGGCGTGGACCTCGCCGGCTTCGGTTATCAGCCGGTGCTGCACCGCAAGCTCGGCCGCTACGCCTCGTTCGCGGCCGGATTTTCCTTTGTCTCGATCCTCACCACGATCTTCCAGTTCTTCGGCCTCGGCTACTCGTTCGGCGGCGCCGCGTTCTTCTGGACCTGGCCGATCGTGTTCGCGGGCCAACTGCTCGTCGCGCTCAACTTCGCCGAACTGGCCGCGCGGTACCCGATTTCGGGCTGCATCTACCAGTGGTCGCGCCGACTGGGCGGTGAAGTCGTCGGTTGGTTCGCGGGCTGGATGATGGTCATCGCGCAGATCGTCACCGCCGCGGCGGCGGCCATCGCACTCCAGGTGGTGCTGCCCTCCATCTGGAGCGGATTCCAGGTTGTCGGCGCGGACAGCGCGCTCACCTCTTCGTCCGGGGCCGCGAACGCGGTCCTGCTCGGCAGCGTCCTGCTGGTGATCACGACAGTGGTCAATGTGATCGGCATCGACCTGATGGCCAAGATCAACTCGATCGGTGTCACCGTCGAGATCGCCGGTGTCGTCGCGATCGTCGCGCTGTTCTTCACCCACACCGAACGCGGTCCGGGCGTGGTGTTGCAGACCGATCAGGCCGCACCCGGCCCGTACTGGGCCGCGTTCCTTGTCTCCGGCCTGATGGCCGCGTATGTGATGGTCGGATTCGATTCCGCCGGTGAGCTTTCCGAGGAGACCAAGAATCCGCGCACGGTAGCGCCGCGCACCATCCTCACTGCACTGTCGGTCTCCGCACTCGGCGGCGGCCTGCTGCTGATCGGCGCACTGATGGCCGCACCGAGCTTGTCCGACGGCGCGCTGGCCACCGACGGCCTGGCCTATGTGCTCACCTCGAAGCTCGACAGCCCGGCGGGCAAGGTGCTGCTCGGCTGTGTCGCAGTGGCGATCATGGTGTGCACCTTGGCAATTCAGACCGCGGGTTCGCGACTGATGTTCTCGATGGCGCGCGACGGCAAGCTGCCCTTCGCCGAGCGACTCGCCGCGGTGCATCCGCGCTACGGCACACCCATACTGCCCGCCATCGTGATCGGTGTGCTCGGCATCGGCCTGCTGGTGCTCAACCTCGGCAACGCCGCGATCTTCGCGACGCTGGCCAGCGTCTGCATTGTGACGCTGTATCTGGCCTACCTGCTTGTCACGGTGCCGCTGCTGGCCGCGCGCTTCAAGGGCTGGGGCCGCGACAACGCCGACGCCGGGCTGTTCAACCTCGGCCGCGCGGGCATTCCGATCAATCTGCTGGCCGTGGTGTGGGGCATCGCGATGGCGGTGAATCTGATCTGGCCCCGCGCGGAGGTGTACACACCGAAGGGCGGAAGCTGGTGGATGCTCTGGGCCGCACCGCTTTTCGTGCTGATAGTGGGGGCCGTCGGGATCGTCGTACATCGGTTCGTCAATGCCGGACCGCGCCGCGCCGACCTCACAGAACCCGCCGTAGTACCTGCCTGA
- a CDS encoding TerD family protein — MMKGANVPVPMSAVRIELGWQSGPAVPDADASALLLVSGKVRSDSDFVFYNQPAHASGAVRHEGKQQGPIVLDTLSVNLAQVESQIDTIVIAASSDGGTFGQFHGLYVRVIDASNGGEVARFDSVGATTETAFVLGELYLRQGTWKFRAVGQGYASGLAGLATDFGISVDDAPAPAASPAPPQQFTPPPPAPQQFAPPPAPPQQFAPPAPQFAPPPPTYSAPTPPPPYPPQPPYPPQAPYSAPPPPYPPQQPPAAGPSGAPINMSKISLTKESPSISLTKQGAISGTMRVNLNWTTSVAPSGGGLFGRKRGGGTLDLDLCCFFELTDGRIGSVRALDRSFGALDRPPFIRLDQDDRTGSSSTGENLDINLDFTAQFRRILVFASIYEGATDFRGVQATATLYPVNSVPIEMTMDGCTDDSRDVVLAHIENLNGEFVVRRDGTFIRPPGGRPGSGIREIAQMYGWGFEFQASSGKG; from the coding sequence ATGATGAAGGGCGCCAATGTTCCGGTGCCGATGTCCGCGGTCCGCATCGAACTGGGGTGGCAGTCGGGACCCGCGGTTCCCGATGCGGATGCGTCCGCGCTGCTGCTCGTCTCGGGCAAAGTGCGGTCCGACAGTGACTTCGTCTTCTACAACCAGCCTGCGCATGCCTCCGGCGCGGTCCGGCACGAGGGCAAACAGCAGGGTCCGATCGTGCTGGACACGTTGTCGGTAAATCTGGCCCAGGTCGAGTCGCAGATCGACACCATCGTGATCGCGGCCTCCTCGGACGGCGGCACCTTCGGGCAGTTCCACGGTCTCTATGTGCGGGTGATCGACGCGTCGAACGGCGGCGAGGTCGCCCGTTTCGACAGCGTCGGCGCGACCACCGAGACCGCGTTCGTACTCGGCGAGCTGTATCTCAGGCAGGGCACGTGGAAGTTCCGTGCCGTCGGACAGGGATACGCCTCGGGGCTGGCCGGTCTTGCCACCGACTTCGGCATCTCCGTCGATGACGCACCGGCTCCCGCCGCATCGCCCGCGCCGCCCCAGCAGTTCACCCCACCACCGCCCGCGCCGCAGCAGTTCGCACCGCCGCCCGCGCCACCGCAGCAATTCGCCCCGCCCGCACCACAGTTCGCACCACCGCCGCCGACCTACAGTGCGCCCACGCCACCACCGCCGTATCCGCCGCAGCCGCCTTACCCACCACAGGCTCCCTACAGCGCGCCGCCACCGCCCTACCCACCGCAGCAGCCTCCGGCAGCCGGGCCGTCGGGTGCGCCGATCAACATGAGCAAGATCTCGCTGACCAAAGAGTCGCCATCGATCTCGCTGACCAAGCAGGGCGCGATATCGGGCACTATGCGCGTCAACCTGAACTGGACGACCTCGGTCGCTCCGAGCGGTGGCGGGCTGTTCGGCAGGAAGCGCGGCGGGGGCACCCTCGACCTCGACCTCTGCTGCTTCTTCGAGCTGACCGACGGCCGCATCGGTTCCGTTCGCGCACTGGATCGTTCGTTCGGCGCGCTGGACCGTCCGCCCTTCATCCGGCTCGACCAGGACGACAGGACCGGCAGCAGCAGCACCGGCGAGAATCTCGACATCAACCTCGATTTCACCGCGCAGTTCCGCCGCATCCTGGTGTTCGCGTCCATCTATGAGGGCGCGACCGATTTCCGCGGTGTACAGGCCACCGCAACCCTGTACCCGGTCAACTCGGTGCCGATCGAGATGACCATGGATGGCTGCACGGACGACTCACGCGACGTGGTTCTCGCCCACATCGAGAATCTCAACGGCGAGTTCGTCGTTCGCCGCGACGGCACCTTCATCCGTCCGCCCGGCGGCCGTCCCGGCAGCGGCATCCGGGAGATCGCCCAGATGTACGGCTGGGGCTTCGAGTTCCAGGCTTCCAGCGGCAAGGGCTGA
- a CDS encoding 5-oxoprolinase/urea amidolyase family protein, whose translation MLTTVQDWPGRVGFWHVGVPPSGPMDDLSFRLGNRVLGNDEGAAGLECTLGGPALKFSAPTWVVVTGAPTDITVNDARVHQWRTVQVPAGGVLDVGAVRGPGMRCYVLIAGGIELPEYLGSVSTFTLGRFGGSAGSALRVGEILPLAPHIGRVAAAVPMEEQPVLSRQWELAVTEGPHGAPEFFTRADFDTVIGTDYAVHFNSDRTGVRLIGPKPEWARTDGGEAGLHPSNIHDTPYSVGALDFTGDTPILLGPDGPSLGGFVCPVTVVAADRWKLGQLAPGDAVRFVPIRSAHAASIRELGPARRAAWPTVISTGGDDDDGVLRRTDVDDQTGVTYRRQGNDGVLVEYGAMTLDLGLRARVHALHRHLLAAGVRGVTELTPGVRSLQVRVDPAILPVPALLDLLAEAERTIPASDQLIVPSRTVHLPLSWDDPSTREAITRYQHGVRADAPWCPWNIEFIRRMNGLAAVQDVYDTVFGAEYLVLGLGDVYLGAPVATPTDPRHRLVTTKYNPARTWTPENAVGIGGAYLCIYGMEGPGGYQFVGRTTQVWNHRNAGTDPADNPWLLRYFDRIRWYPVEAEELLDLRADFAAGNVGVKAEDGDFRLADYRQFLADNAGSIEEFRAMQAEAFAAERNSWQRAGELTG comes from the coding sequence ATGCTCACCACAGTGCAGGACTGGCCGGGCCGGGTCGGCTTTTGGCATGTCGGTGTACCGCCGTCGGGACCGATGGACGATCTTTCCTTCAGGCTCGGCAACCGGGTGCTGGGCAACGACGAGGGCGCGGCCGGACTCGAATGCACCCTCGGCGGGCCCGCACTGAAGTTTTCCGCACCGACCTGGGTGGTCGTGACCGGTGCACCCACCGATATCACGGTGAACGATGCGCGCGTGCACCAGTGGCGGACCGTGCAGGTTCCGGCCGGCGGCGTGCTGGATGTCGGGGCCGTTCGCGGGCCGGGCATGCGCTGCTACGTGCTGATCGCGGGCGGCATCGAGCTGCCCGAATACCTCGGCAGCGTCTCGACTTTCACGCTCGGCCGGTTCGGCGGCAGTGCAGGTAGTGCGCTGCGGGTGGGCGAAATACTGCCGCTTGCACCGCATATCGGCCGAGTTGCGGCGGCGGTGCCGATGGAGGAGCAGCCGGTGCTGAGCCGACAATGGGAGCTGGCGGTCACCGAGGGTCCACACGGTGCACCGGAGTTCTTCACCCGCGCCGACTTCGACACCGTCATCGGCACCGATTACGCAGTGCACTTCAACTCCGATCGCACCGGAGTCCGGCTCATCGGCCCCAAGCCGGAGTGGGCACGGACCGACGGCGGCGAGGCGGGCCTGCATCCGTCGAATATTCATGACACGCCGTATTCCGTTGGTGCACTCGACTTCACCGGTGACACCCCCATCCTGCTCGGACCGGATGGGCCTAGTCTCGGCGGTTTCGTCTGCCCGGTCACCGTGGTCGCCGCCGACCGGTGGAAGCTCGGCCAGCTCGCCCCTGGCGACGCCGTGCGCTTCGTTCCGATTCGCAGTGCGCACGCCGCCTCGATCCGTGAACTGGGTCCGGCGCGTCGGGCCGCATGGCCGACAGTCATTTCGACCGGCGGCGACGATGACGACGGCGTGCTGCGCCGGACCGACGTCGACGACCAGACCGGCGTGACCTACCGACGCCAAGGCAATGACGGTGTGCTCGTCGAATACGGCGCCATGACACTGGATTTGGGTCTGCGTGCCCGTGTCCACGCACTGCACCGGCACCTGCTTGCCGCCGGTGTGCGCGGCGTGACCGAGCTGACCCCCGGTGTCCGGTCCCTCCAGGTCCGCGTCGACCCTGCCATCCTGCCGGTGCCCGCATTGCTCGACCTGCTCGCCGAAGCCGAACGCACCATCCCGGCCTCCGACCAGCTCATCGTGCCGAGCCGCACGGTCCACCTCCCCCTCTCCTGGGACGATCCGTCGACCCGAGAGGCCATCACCCGCTACCAGCACGGCGTCCGCGCCGATGCCCCCTGGTGCCCGTGGAACATCGAATTCATCCGCCGTATGAACGGATTGGCGGCGGTACAGGACGTCTACGACACCGTGTTCGGCGCCGAGTACCTGGTCCTCGGCCTCGGTGACGTCTATCTCGGCGCGCCGGTAGCCACCCCCACCGATCCGCGCCACCGGTTGGTCACCACCAAATACAATCCGGCCCGCACCTGGACCCCCGAGAACGCGGTCGGCATCGGCGGCGCCTACCTGTGCATCTACGGCATGGAGGGCCCCGGCGGCTATCAGTTCGTCGGCCGCACCACCCAGGTGTGGAACCACCGCAACGCCGGCACCGACCCCGCAGACAACCCGTGGCTGCTTCGCTATTTCGACCGAATCCGCTGGTATCCCGTCGAAGCCGAGGAACTCCTCGATCTGCGTGCCGATTTCGCGGCGGGCAACGTCGGGGTGAAAGCCGAAGACGGTGACTTCCGACTGGCCGACTACCGGCAGTTCCTCGCCGACAACGCCGGATCCATCGAGGAATTCCGGGCAATGCAAGCCGAGGCATTCGCCGCGGAGCGGAACTCCTGGCAGCGCGCGGGCGAACTCACCGGGTGA
- a CDS encoding DUF1989 domain-containing protein: protein MTSTASTTDARAHARSQAAAAAVAAPVLPDGVATTKITWAQRIPAGGYTNVVLGRGTRIRLGDPAGAACGHLLLVRADAPWERLNVADTVKVPWQAYLADGHPLLSDQGRVLATVLADTSGHHDTLCGPTSQARGLLRLAGTKQGLEPRDIAPTVSFFRGVRVESDGTLIATGSAGAGASVDLLVHLPVIALIANATHPLDNRPATDLDVIAWSAPEELTATHNSDPEYQRAVQNTEQAWAAALTLEASA, encoded by the coding sequence ATGACAAGCACCGCTTCCACAACCGACGCCCGCGCGCACGCCCGATCGCAGGCCGCAGCGGCCGCCGTCGCCGCCCCTGTGCTGCCCGACGGCGTCGCCACCACGAAGATCACGTGGGCCCAACGCATTCCGGCAGGCGGCTACACGAACGTTGTGCTCGGCCGCGGCACCCGCATCCGGCTCGGCGATCCCGCGGGCGCCGCATGCGGGCACCTGCTGCTCGTGCGGGCCGACGCGCCGTGGGAACGCCTCAATGTCGCCGACACCGTCAAGGTGCCGTGGCAGGCCTACCTCGCGGACGGCCATCCACTGCTCTCCGATCAGGGCCGGGTGCTCGCCACCGTGCTCGCCGACACCTCCGGCCACCACGACACCCTCTGTGGACCCACCTCGCAGGCCCGTGGCCTGCTCCGGCTCGCGGGAACCAAACAGGGCCTCGAACCACGGGACATCGCACCCACGGTGTCGTTCTTCCGCGGTGTCCGCGTCGAATCCGACGGCACGTTGATCGCCACCGGCAGCGCGGGTGCGGGCGCCTCGGTCGACCTGCTCGTGCACTTACCGGTAATCGCGCTGATCGCCAATGCCACGCACCCGCTGGACAACCGGCCCGCAACAGACCTCGATGTCATCGCCTGGTCGGCGCCGGAGGAGCTCACCGCCACCCACAACTCCGACCCGGAATACCAACGGGCCGTGCAGAACACCGAACAAGCGTGGGCGGCCGCGCTGACGTTGGAGGCATCGGCATGA
- a CDS encoding Dyp-type peroxidase — protein MGEPQPILEPLTPAAIFLVATIDEGGEQTVREVLADLSGLRRSVGFRLPGSGLTCVTSIGSAAWDRLFTGPRPAELHDFPGYDGAHHKAPATPGDLLFHIKAEVQDACFELAMLLSDRLNGAVTIVDETVGFRYFEQRDLLGFVDGTENPEGASPTSDAGRVALIGDEDPDFAGGSYVIVQKYLHAMTDWRELPVPEQERVIGRTKLDDIEFSDADKPLNSHVAVNTIVDPDGTQRQILRANMPFGSIRDDEFGTYYIAYAATPSVTEAMLTRMFLGSDEAEYDRILDFSTAVTGTLFFTPPQDFLDAPPDAPEVEESSSAEGVDKSDTGDGSLGIGTLKRSTQQ, from the coding sequence ATGGGTGAGCCGCAGCCGATCCTCGAACCGCTCACACCGGCCGCGATCTTCCTCGTCGCCACCATCGACGAGGGCGGAGAGCAGACGGTGCGCGAGGTGCTCGCCGATCTGTCCGGATTGCGCCGTTCGGTCGGGTTCCGGTTGCCGGGATCTGGACTGACCTGTGTGACGTCGATCGGCTCGGCCGCGTGGGATCGGCTGTTCACCGGACCGCGGCCCGCCGAGTTGCACGACTTCCCCGGTTACGACGGCGCACACCACAAAGCCCCCGCCACACCGGGCGACCTGCTGTTCCACATCAAAGCCGAAGTGCAGGACGCCTGCTTCGAGTTGGCGATGCTGCTCAGCGACCGACTCAACGGCGCGGTGACCATCGTCGACGAGACCGTCGGTTTCCGCTACTTCGAGCAGCGCGATCTGCTCGGCTTCGTGGACGGCACCGAGAATCCCGAAGGCGCCTCACCAACCTCGGACGCGGGACGGGTGGCACTGATCGGCGACGAGGACCCCGACTTCGCGGGCGGCAGCTACGTGATCGTGCAGAAATATCTGCACGCCATGACGGACTGGCGCGAACTACCCGTCCCCGAGCAGGAACGGGTCATCGGCCGCACCAAGCTGGACGACATCGAGTTCTCCGACGCGGACAAGCCCCTGAATTCCCATGTCGCCGTGAACACCATCGTCGATCCCGATGGAACCCAACGTCAGATCCTGCGCGCCAATATGCCGTTCGGCAGCATCCGCGACGACGAATTCGGCACGTACTACATCGCTTACGCCGCCACGCCCAGCGTCACCGAGGCCATGCTCACGCGGATGTTCCTCGGCTCGGACGAGGCCGAATACGACCGAATTCTGGACTTCTCCACCGCGGTCACCGGCACGTTGTTCTTCACACCGCCCCAGGACTTCCTCGACGCTCCCCCGGACGCTCCCGAGGTCGAGGAATCTTCGAGCGCCGAGGGCGTTGACAAGTCGGACACCGGAGATGGATCACTCGGTATCGGCACGTTGAAAAGGAGCACGCAGCAATGA
- a CDS encoding TetR/AcrR family transcriptional regulator: MANLGPGRPRLAQRPRRGQTPRAEILDAAGELFTTNGYANTSTRVVADAVGIRQASLYHHFAAKDDILDALLGETVAAPLELAERLRDVPESVAARLYALAWFDVRQLCAARWNLGALYLLPELRTERFAAFRLRRDELRRHYEVLAASVLAETVGASVAGLAGLPFRLVETVIGIRSDAGSAPAYAERAIPDAVLRMLSWPGDLDELRTVAGTLLHRLQAA; the protein is encoded by the coding sequence GTGGCAAACCTCGGCCCCGGCCGTCCTCGACTGGCACAGCGACCGCGTCGCGGGCAGACACCGCGCGCCGAGATCCTCGACGCCGCCGGTGAGCTGTTCACCACCAACGGGTACGCCAACACCTCGACGCGTGTTGTCGCCGATGCGGTCGGAATCCGGCAGGCCTCGCTCTACCACCACTTCGCCGCCAAGGACGACATCCTCGACGCGCTGCTCGGCGAAACTGTCGCCGCCCCCTTGGAACTCGCCGAACGGCTGCGCGATGTGCCGGAGTCGGTGGCCGCGCGACTCTACGCGCTGGCCTGGTTCGATGTCCGCCAGCTGTGCGCGGCCCGCTGGAATCTGGGTGCGCTGTATCTGCTTCCCGAGCTGCGTACCGAACGCTTCGCCGCCTTCCGTTTGCGGCGCGACGAATTACGCAGGCACTACGAGGTATTGGCCGCAAGCGTGCTCGCCGAGACGGTCGGCGCGAGCGTCGCCGGGCTGGCGGGGCTCCCGTTCCGCCTCGTCGAGACGGTGATCGGCATCCGCTCCGATGCAGGCAGCGCGCCGGCTTACGCTGAACGCGCGATCCCCGACGCAGTGCTGCGGATGCTCAGCTGGCCGGGCGACCTCGACGAGTTGCGTACGGTGGCGGGCACGCTGCTGCACCGATTGCAGGCCGCCTGA